In Campylobacter mucosalis, a single window of DNA contains:
- a CDS encoding pirin family protein: MRNVFKIYKAKSSHWVGDGFKVSPLFSHMDEDKGTNPFLMLDYAAPQFYEPNYGKPRGVGKHPHKGFETVTIAYSGEVAHRDSSGGGGVIKPGDVQWMTAGAGIIHEEFHSENYSKSGREFEIAQLWVNLPKAHKLTPPKYQHLAKENIPVVEFDGGFVRVIAGNFNGTKGAASTFSVLNVWDIVINADKTANFSVPSNQSLSLVVLRGDLEINGKDRATQGDLVGFELNGGDISVKAQGKDAKILLLSGEPINEPVVGYGPFVMNSAGEIREAINEFNSGKFGKI; encoded by the coding sequence ATGAGAAATGTTTTTAAAATTTACAAAGCAAAAAGTAGTCACTGGGTCGGAGATGGCTTTAAAGTTTCGCCACTTTTTAGCCATATGGATGAGGATAAAGGCACAAATCCGTTTTTAATGCTTGATTATGCCGCACCTCAGTTTTATGAGCCAAACTACGGCAAACCGCGTGGCGTGGGCAAACACCCACACAAGGGCTTTGAAACCGTTACTATCGCTTATAGTGGCGAGGTAGCACACCGTGACAGCTCAGGTGGTGGTGGCGTGATAAAGCCGGGCGACGTGCAGTGGATGACGGCTGGGGCTGGGATAATCCACGAGGAATTTCACTCAGAAAATTACAGCAAAAGTGGTAGAGAGTTTGAGATAGCACAACTTTGGGTAAATTTGCCAAAAGCACACAAACTAACACCGCCAAAATATCAGCACCTAGCAAAAGAAAATATCCCGGTGGTAGAGTTTGATGGCGGATTTGTGCGAGTGATAGCTGGGAATTTTAACGGCACGAAAGGTGCGGCTAGCACATTTAGCGTCCTAAACGTTTGGGATATCGTCATAAATGCTGATAAAACGGCAAATTTTAGCGTCCCAAGCAATCAAAGTCTCTCTCTTGTCGTGCTTCGTGGCGACTTAGAGATAAATGGCAAAGATAGGGCGACGCAGGGCGATTTAGTAGGATTTGAGCTAAATGGCGGTGATATAAGCGTAAAAGCACAGGGCAAAGACGCTAAAATTTTACTGCTTTCAGGAGAGCCGATAAACGAGCCAGTTGTGGGTTATGGACCATTTGTGATGAACTCAGCTGGTGAGATAAGAGAGGCGATAAATGAGTTTAACAGCGGTAAATTTGGCAAAATTTAG
- the proB gene encoding glutamate 5-kinase — protein sequence MRKELFKNIKRIVVKVGTSTLTNSDGTLNESLIKSLVAQICAIKNLGYEVILVTSGAVGAGMGRLKVSVKPKNIAQKQALAAVGQVALMHLYERVFWAYSRTIAQLLLTRADFDDRKRYLNARNVCNALLTQGIVPIINENDPVVADELKVGDNDTLSALVCGLTDADLLIILSDIDGLYTANPNSDKNAKLLNLVQDIDENIIKMAGGEGSKFGTGGMATKISAAKIATRNGTNMLIANGKTSDILTKIINGNELGTLFLAKNGVNSRKFWVAFGASKKGVLVVDDGASTA from the coding sequence ATGAGAAAAGAGCTATTTAAAAATATAAAACGAATAGTCGTAAAAGTCGGCACTTCAACACTTACAAATAGCGATGGCACCTTAAATGAAAGCCTGATAAAAAGCCTAGTGGCACAGATTTGCGCTATTAAGAATTTAGGTTACGAAGTGATTTTGGTAACCTCAGGTGCTGTTGGTGCTGGTATGGGACGACTAAAAGTTAGCGTAAAGCCAAAAAATATCGCACAAAAACAAGCCTTAGCAGCAGTCGGACAGGTCGCTCTTATGCACCTTTATGAACGTGTATTTTGGGCGTATTCACGCACGATTGCACAGCTTTTATTAACAAGAGCCGACTTTGACGATAGAAAACGATATTTAAACGCCAGAAACGTCTGCAACGCACTTTTAACGCAAGGTATAGTGCCAATCATAAACGAAAACGACCCAGTTGTAGCCGATGAGCTAAAAGTAGGCGATAACGACACTCTTTCAGCACTCGTTTGTGGACTAACGGACGCTGATTTACTCATAATTTTAAGTGACATAGACGGACTTTACACGGCAAATCCAAACAGCGATAAAAACGCAAAACTGCTAAATTTGGTGCAAGATATTGATGAAAATATCATAAAAATGGCTGGTGGCGAGGGAAGTAAATTTGGCACTGGCGGAATGGCTACAAAGATAAGTGCGGCAAAAATTGCTACAAGAAATGGCACAAATATGCTTATTGCAAACGGCAAAACGAGCGATATTTTAACCAAAATCATAAATGGCAATGAGCTTGGAACGCTGTTTTTGGCTAAAAATGGGGTAAATTCACGTAAATTTTGGGTCGCATTTGGTGCGAGTAAAAAGGGTGTTTTAGTCGTTGATGATGGTGCTAGCACGGCTTAA
- a CDS encoding PUA domain-containing protein — protein sequence MGIKKIVGEFERGFVVDICTTKNEVIASGITNYSSDDMARILGLKSDEFEAILGHKTDDEIIHADNAVVKV from the coding sequence GTGGGCATAAAAAAGATCGTTGGCGAGTTTGAGCGTGGCTTTGTGGTAGATATTTGCACCACTAAAAATGAAGTCATCGCAAGTGGTATCACAAACTACTCATCAGATGATATGGCTCGTATTTTAGGGCTAAAAAGCGATGAGTTTGAAGCGATTTTAGGGCATAAAACAGACGATGAGATCATACACGCTGATAATGCGGTGGTTAAGGTTTAA
- a CDS encoding autotransporter outer membrane beta-barrel domain-containing protein, with product MKFSKIACVALLSASISTVALAQPSVDLATLVQKKESESVRTAAYNKILKAVNELGGIYSDLKTWTGEKGKTDTDINTKIYNALKVIKDEKSKITENGDITLTGKDASTLKITSTGNIKLQIQQGADNTAVNNGGGAEITIALDEFKNSGNIHDKINAMFAENNKDVWESFVEQFKEKHNEKKEEREGAIDASVENIIKDYKKIDEKDEKYTAFVENKDFILNNIQNNIKKEQANVTEKQKELNKAIADAPKDKLTLNGTDKGAIKKQETDIKALANKLTTAKGKNTNSDGDIKAKADALIAAIDAGVKLQTKANNGRALTKEDINGIKNGTAKKDDFDNGGAQNLSDNTEKAKVLDALIGNDNNNGAQKAVEAAKIEIEKVTRAVIGVTTAEADLASVNKLMASANKVIAEVTSSSDIAGDKLGALNKAITEKKPDQIAKAQQELKNAANARATGVTKVANLEEKQGEVLGSFTDTVLANDTVKSIVTSYNAKELADTAKALNTSIEQSQRSQNKGTSTDIIMFNTGLATNTRLAKLSNPFNADLALAQAINELEGETFADAGDSLSSVIKEYTNRFNHDNNLWGNIFGGKGKIKDSANPSIWGVTLGYDKAFDNTIVGGFINYAKVQSKDSQVRSESDNYSFGVYSRSYFDQSEIDAKIGYGFGRNELSRHAMDSKIGTSTGKYDSKFFDVDVEYGYVFGLGNAMFIKPIAGLSYTHIKHDGFTEDGNVPAIFGNTTLKTLKAKLGSEFRVYTDNAGYFYITPGVERELSKSANDLSVKFVGSSKDVVFDADKKKNTYITLKTGAEFKITNNLSTNINFGAKAKAKEQYYNGTLGVSYKF from the coding sequence ATGAAATTTTCAAAGATTGCATGTGTTGCACTTTTAAGTGCTAGTATATCTACAGTTGCGTTGGCTCAACCAAGTGTTGACTTAGCCACTCTAGTTCAGAAAAAAGAAAGTGAATCTGTTAGAACAGCTGCTTATAATAAAATTCTTAAAGCCGTAAATGAGTTAGGTGGCATTTATAGTGATTTAAAAACTTGGACTGGAGAGAAGGGTAAGACTGACACTGATATAAATACAAAAATTTATAATGCCCTTAAAGTGATAAAAGATGAAAAAAGCAAAATTACAGAAAATGGCGATATTACACTAACAGGTAAAGATGCTTCAACATTAAAAATAACTTCAACAGGAAATATAAAATTACAAATACAACAAGGTGCTGATAACACAGCAGTTAACAATGGCGGTGGTGCAGAAATAACTATAGCTCTTGATGAGTTTAAAAATAGCGGCAACATTCATGATAAGATAAATGCTATGTTTGCAGAAAATAACAAAGATGTTTGGGAATCGTTTGTAGAACAATTTAAAGAAAAGCACAATGAAAAAAAAGAGGAAAGAGAGGGTGCAATAGATGCTAGTGTAGAAAACATTATAAAAGACTATAAGAAAATAGACGAAAAAGATGAAAAATACACAGCATTTGTCGAAAATAAAGATTTCATACTAAACAACATCCAAAATAACATAAAAAAAGAACAAGCTAATGTCACAGAAAAACAAAAAGAGCTAAATAAAGCAATAGCAGATGCGCCAAAAGACAAATTAACACTTAATGGCACAGACAAGGGGGCAATTAAAAAACAAGAAACTGATATAAAAGCACTTGCAAATAAATTAACCACAGCAAAAGGTAAAAACACTAATAGTGATGGTGATATTAAAGCAAAAGCCGACGCATTAATAGCTGCCATAGATGCAGGTGTAAAGCTACAAACTAAAGCAAACAATGGTAGAGCACTAACCAAAGAGGACATTAATGGAATAAAGAATGGCACTGCAAAGAAAGATGATTTTGACAATGGTGGTGCACAGAATTTATCAGATAATACGGAAAAAGCTAAAGTCCTAGATGCCCTTATAGGCAATGATAATAATAACGGCGCCCAAAAGGCAGTAGAAGCTGCAAAAATAGAAATAGAAAAAGTGACAAGAGCAGTAATAGGCGTAACAACGGCAGAGGCTGATCTTGCCTCAGTAAATAAACTTATGGCTAGCGCAAACAAAGTTATTGCAGAAGTCACTAGCAGTTCAGATATTGCAGGAGATAAACTAGGAGCTCTCAATAAAGCCATAACAGAGAAGAAACCTGACCAAATCGCAAAAGCCCAACAAGAACTAAAAAACGCAGCTAATGCTCGTGCAACAGGTGTAACAAAGGTTGCAAACCTAGAAGAGAAACAAGGTGAAGTATTAGGATCATTTACTGATACTGTCTTAGCAAATGATACTGTAAAATCTATAGTAACCTCATATAATGCAAAAGAACTTGCTGATACTGCAAAAGCACTAAACACATCAATAGAGCAAAGCCAACGATCACAGAACAAAGGTACATCTACTGATATCATAATGTTTAATACAGGACTTGCTACAAACACTCGCTTAGCAAAACTATCAAACCCATTTAATGCAGACCTAGCACTAGCACAAGCTATTAATGAGCTAGAAGGAGAAACATTTGCTGATGCTGGTGATAGTCTATCAAGTGTAATAAAAGAGTATACAAATAGATTTAACCATGATAATAACCTATGGGGTAATATCTTTGGTGGTAAAGGTAAAATAAAAGACTCTGCTAATCCAAGCATTTGGGGTGTAACACTAGGTTATGATAAAGCATTTGATAACACTATAGTTGGTGGATTTATCAACTATGCAAAAGTACAATCAAAAGATTCACAAGTAAGAAGTGAATCTGATAACTATAGCTTTGGTGTATATTCAAGAAGCTACTTTGATCAAAGCGAGATAGATGCTAAGATTGGATATGGATTTGGAAGAAATGAACTAAGCAGACATGCAATGGATTCTAAGATAGGTACTTCAACAGGAAAGTATGATAGTAAATTCTTTGATGTAGATGTTGAGTATGGTTATGTATTTGGTTTAGGTAATGCTATGTTTATTAAACCTATAGCAGGTCTATCATATACTCATATTAAACATGATGGCTTTACAGAAGATGGTAATGTTCCTGCTATATTTGGTAATACAACTCTAAAGACACTAAAAGCAAAACTTGGTAGTGAGTTTAGAGTATATACTGATAATGCAGGCTACTTTTATATAACTCCTGGTGTAGAAAGAGAACTTAGTAAGAGTGCAAATGACCTTAGTGTAAAATTTGTAGGTTCTAGTAAAGATGTAGTGTTTGATGCTGATAAGAAAAAGAATACATACATTACTCTTAAGACTGGTGCTGAGTTTAAGATTACAAACAATCTAAGCACAAACATTAACTTTGGTGCAAAAGCTAAAGCAAAAGAACAATACTATAATGGAACACTTGGAGTTTCTTATAAATTCTAA
- a CDS encoding autotransporter outer membrane beta-barrel domain-containing protein produces the protein MKFSKIACVALLSASISTVALATKLEDVQSTKMEEATKTAAYKEIIKAVNSLKAIGYDNLKNWNGDKVGEGANKLSADLNTKIYNALEVIKKQKDAIKGKEDITLKVIGDSTLKITQQGEIKILIKGDDNTAVNGGGDQELTLSLETFKNGNKDKIAKIFAENNRDVWQKFIKAFEEEHNKEQEKRKGLLNIAALELAKDLAKDKPESITGIQDEYTAYVENKNNVENAINVDIKSKQEAVKTAQTGLSTAIKGVDNKLVTLSSTTDNEKIKEQEKSVSKIHNQINTAAAKNSNTPEENIEKATALKAAINAGVKLQTKTAGGRDLTIADIDAILAGTASKDDFDNGNAPDLSGDANKAKVLNALLGDVSQSTGAAIVTKNAQTAIEKVIDEIEKVETAKTNLSDSNKLMAKFKDVVAKATSDEGIANAKSKALDDVIKQVAKKQKTADDLKTAQQELKNAANARATGVTKVANLEEKQGEVLGSFTDTVLANDTVKSIVTSYNAKELADTAKALNTSIEQSQRSQNKGTSTDIIMFNTGLATNTRLAKLSNPFNADLALAQAINELEGETFADAGDSLSSVIKEYTNRFNHDNNLWGNIFGGKGKIKDSANPSIWGVTLGYDKAFDNTIVGGFINYAKVQSKDSQVRSESDNYSFGVYSRSYFDQSEIDAKIGYGFGRNELSRHAMDSKIGTSTGKYDSKFFDVDVEYGYVFGLGNAMFIKPIAGLSYTHIKHDGFTEDGNVPAIFGNTTLKTLKAKLGSEFRVYTDNAGYFYITPGVERELSKSANDLSVKFVGSSKDVVFDADKKKNTYITLKTGAEFKITNNLSTNINFGAKAKAKEQYYNGTLGVSYKF, from the coding sequence ATGAAATTTTCAAAGATTGCATGTGTTGCACTTTTAAGTGCTAGTATATCTACGGTTGCATTGGCTACTAAGTTAGAAGATGTGCAAAGTACCAAAATGGAAGAAGCAACCAAAACAGCTGCCTATAAAGAGATCATAAAGGCTGTAAACAGCCTAAAGGCTATAGGCTATGATAATTTAAAAAACTGGAATGGCGATAAAGTAGGCGAGGGTGCAAACAAACTCTCAGCAGATCTAAACACAAAAATCTACAACGCCCTTGAAGTGATAAAAAAACAAAAAGATGCAATTAAAGGCAAAGAGGACATCACATTAAAAGTTATAGGTGATTCAACTTTGAAAATAACCCAACAAGGAGAAATAAAAATACTCATAAAGGGCGATGATAATACAGCGGTTAATGGTGGCGGTGATCAGGAATTAACCCTAAGCCTTGAAACTTTTAAAAACGGCAATAAAGATAAAATAGCTAAAATATTTGCTGAAAACAACAGAGATGTTTGGCAAAAATTTATAAAAGCATTTGAAGAAGAGCACAACAAGGAACAAGAAAAAAGAAAGGGGTTGCTAAACATAGCGGCACTAGAACTTGCTAAAGATCTTGCCAAAGATAAACCAGAGTCAATAACCGGCATTCAAGATGAATACACAGCATACGTTGAAAACAAAAACAATGTAGAGAATGCTATCAATGTAGATATAAAATCAAAGCAAGAAGCGGTTAAAACTGCTCAGACTGGACTATCTACTGCTATAAAAGGTGTAGATAATAAACTAGTAACCCTTTCAAGCACAACAGATAATGAAAAAATCAAAGAACAAGAAAAAAGCGTATCAAAGATACACAATCAGATAAATACGGCAGCAGCAAAAAATAGCAATACTCCAGAAGAAAACATAGAAAAAGCAACCGCACTAAAAGCAGCTATAAATGCGGGTGTAAAGCTACAAACTAAAACCGCGGGCGGTAGAGACCTAACAATAGCAGACATTGACGCTATCCTTGCTGGTACAGCAAGTAAAGATGACTTTGATAATGGTAATGCACCTGATTTATCAGGAGATGCGAATAAAGCAAAAGTGCTTAATGCTTTATTGGGCGACGTTTCACAAAGCACAGGTGCTGCTATCGTAACAAAAAATGCACAAACCGCAATAGAAAAAGTTATAGATGAGATAGAAAAAGTAGAAACAGCAAAAACTAACCTTAGTGACTCAAATAAGCTTATGGCTAAATTTAAAGATGTAGTAGCAAAAGCAACCAGCGACGAAGGCATCGCAAATGCTAAGTCAAAGGCTCTAGACGATGTCATAAAACAAGTTGCAAAAAAACAAAAAACAGCAGATGATTTAAAAACAGCCCAACAAGAACTAAAAAACGCAGCTAATGCTCGTGCAACAGGTGTAACAAAGGTTGCAAACCTAGAAGAGAAACAAGGTGAAGTATTAGGATCATTTACTGATACTGTCTTAGCAAATGATACTGTAAAATCTATAGTAACCTCATATAATGCAAAAGAACTTGCTGATACTGCAAAAGCACTAAACACATCAATAGAGCAAAGCCAACGATCACAGAACAAAGGTACATCTACTGATATCATAATGTTTAATACAGGACTTGCTACAAACACTCGCTTAGCAAAACTATCAAACCCATTTAATGCAGACCTAGCACTAGCACAAGCTATTAATGAGCTAGAAGGAGAAACATTTGCTGATGCTGGTGATAGTCTATCAAGTGTAATAAAAGAGTATACAAATAGATTTAACCATGATAATAACCTATGGGGTAATATCTTTGGTGGTAAAGGTAAAATAAAAGACTCTGCTAATCCAAGCATTTGGGGTGTAACACTAGGTTATGATAAAGCATTTGATAACACTATAGTTGGTGGATTTATCAACTATGCAAAAGTACAATCAAAAGATTCACAAGTAAGAAGTGAATCTGATAACTATAGCTTTGGTGTATATTCAAGAAGCTACTTTGATCAAAGCGAGATAGATGCTAAGATTGGATATGGCTTTGGAAGAAATGAACTAAGCAGACATGCAATGGATTCTAAGATAGGTACTTCAACAGGAAAGTATGATAGTAAATTCTTTGATGTAGATGTTGAGTATGGTTATGTATTTGGTTTAGGTAATGCTATGTTTATTAAACCTATAGCAGGTCTATCATATACTCATATTAAACATGATGGCTTTACAGAAGATGGTAATGTTCCTGCTATATTTGGTAATACAACTCTAAAGACACTAAAAGCAAAACTTGGTAGTGAGTTTAGAGTATATACTGATAATGCAGGCTACTTTTATATAACTCCTGGTGTAGAAAGAGAACTTAGTAAGAGTGCAAATGACCTTAGTGTAAAATTTGTAGGTTCTAGTAAAGATGTAGTGTTTGATGCTGATAAGAAAAAGAATACATACATTACTCTTAAGACTGGTGCTGAGTTTAAGATTACAAACAATCTAAGCACAAACATTAACTTTGGTGCAAAAGCTAAAGCAAAAGAACAATACTATAATGGAACACTTGGAGTTTCTTATAAATTCTAA
- a CDS encoding glutamate-5-semialdehyde dehydrogenase: MSEILNLAKAAKEASFKLVNLKTGVKNSVLNAVADELISKKEWIKSQNEIDLKNGKDSSLSTALLDRLRLTNARIEAMAKGLNDVANLSDPVGEILSGFKHPNGMQISKIRTPLGVIGMIYESRPNVSIDVAALALKSSNAVILRGSASALNSNIALVEIFNDIATKHEVPNGAISLVRDTRRESVSQMIRLNGLIDVIIPRGGKNLKEFITQNATIPVIETGAGVCHIFVDESADISQAVAIIKNAKTQRPSVCNAVECVILHKNIVDKIMPLLIAELSNVELKLEREIWQNYEGFENVRLADESDFGTEFLELILAVKSVSDLNEAINFINAHSSGHSDAILSKDYKNIENFLNAVGSAVVYANASTRFSDGGEFGFGGEIGISTQKLHARGPMGLKELTTYKYIVRGSGQVR; encoded by the coding sequence ATGAGCGAAATTTTAAATCTTGCAAAGGCGGCAAAAGAGGCTAGTTTTAAGCTAGTAAATTTAAAAACAGGCGTGAAAAATAGCGTCCTAAACGCCGTAGCAGATGAGCTAATAAGCAAAAAAGAGTGGATAAAATCGCAAAATGAGATTGACTTAAAAAACGGCAAGGATAGCAGTCTAAGCACGGCTTTACTTGATCGCCTAAGGCTTACTAACGCACGGATTGAAGCGATGGCAAAGGGGCTAAACGATGTTGCAAATTTAAGTGATCCAGTGGGCGAAATTTTAAGCGGATTTAAACACCCAAATGGTATGCAAATCAGTAAAATTCGCACTCCGCTTGGCGTCATCGGTATGATTTATGAGAGTCGTCCAAATGTCAGCATTGATGTGGCAGCACTTGCATTAAAAAGCTCAAATGCAGTGATTTTACGAGGGTCAGCAAGTGCTTTAAACTCCAACATCGCTCTTGTTGAAATTTTTAACGATATCGCCACAAAACACGAAGTGCCAAATGGTGCGATCTCGCTCGTGCGTGATACAAGGCGAGAGAGTGTAAGCCAAATGATACGCCTAAATGGGCTAATTGACGTCATAATCCCAAGAGGCGGTAAAAATTTAAAGGAATTTATCACGCAAAACGCCACAATACCGGTGATTGAAACTGGTGCTGGTGTGTGTCATATTTTTGTTGATGAGAGTGCGGATATAAGCCAAGCCGTAGCGATAATTAAAAACGCCAAAACACAACGCCCAAGCGTATGCAATGCCGTTGAATGCGTGATCTTACACAAAAACATAGTAGATAAAATTATGCCACTTTTAATCGCCGAGTTATCAAATGTAGAGTTAAAATTAGAGCGTGAAATTTGGCAAAATTACGAAGGGTTTGAAAACGTGCGGTTAGCCGATGAGAGCGACTTTGGGACGGAGTTTTTAGAGCTTATTTTAGCGGTTAAAAGCGTGAGCGATTTAAATGAAGCCATAAATTTTATTAACGCCCATTCTAGCGGTCATTCAGACGCGATTTTAAGCAAGGATTACAAAAATATAGAGAATTTTTTAAATGCAGTCGGCAGTGCGGTCGTTTATGCAAACGCATCGACACGTTTTAGTGATGGCGGTGAGTTTGGCTTTGGCGGCGAGATTGGAATTTCAACGCAAAAACTTCACGCAAGAGGACCAATGGGCTTAAAAGAGCTTACGACTTATAAATATATCGTGCGTGGCAGCGGGCAAGTTAGGTAG
- the proC gene encoding pyrroline-5-carboxylate reductase, translated as MKLGFIGVGNMASAMISALFGQKMCAFSKGKNSEFLSKNSVCILDSEKEVAKNADIVILAVKPKDYNAILDIIKDEMSGKILVSLAPNFSITQLQNTLKNAKIVRAMPNTPALVKSATTALCFDKNFSDLDRQNVAGIFKSFGEVFEIKESEFGAFVGIAGSLPAYAFMFIEALADAAVLNGLNRKMAYKIASNALLGSAKMALTSDKHVAMLKDEVCSPSGTTIEAVASLEKNGFRSAVIEAVNACVAKCKS; from the coding sequence ATGAAACTAGGTTTTATCGGTGTTGGTAATATGGCAAGTGCGATGATATCGGCACTTTTTGGGCAAAAAATGTGTGCGTTTAGCAAAGGTAAAAATAGCGAGTTTTTAAGCAAAAATAGCGTTTGTATTTTAGACAGCGAAAAAGAGGTTGCCAAAAACGCAGATATCGTGATTTTAGCAGTTAAACCAAAAGATTACAACGCAATTTTAGACATCATAAAAGATGAGATGAGCGGTAAAATTTTAGTTAGTTTAGCTCCAAATTTTAGTATCACTCAGCTACAAAACACGCTAAAAAACGCAAAGATCGTCCGTGCTATGCCAAACACCCCAGCTCTTGTCAAATCAGCCACAACAGCACTTTGCTTTGATAAAAATTTTAGCGATTTAGATAGGCAAAACGTGGCTGGTATCTTTAAAAGTTTTGGTGAAGTTTTTGAGATTAAAGAGAGTGAATTTGGGGCATTTGTAGGCATTGCTGGTAGCTTACCGGCTTATGCGTTTATGTTTATTGAAGCCCTTGCTGACGCTGCTGTTTTAAACGGACTAAATAGAAAAATGGCTTATAAAATCGCTTCAAACGCCCTTTTAGGCTCAGCAAAAATGGCACTTACTAGCGATAAACACGTAGCAATGCTTAAAGACGAGGTCTGCTCACCATCAGGCACCACGATCGAGGCGGTAGCGAGTTTGGAGAAAAACGGCTTTCGCTCGGCCGTGATTGAAGCGGTAAATGCGTGTGTGGCAAAATGCAAGAGCTAG
- a CDS encoding ATP-binding protein has translation MQELELLYELALKNVKFTNRKYFISANKTLLIGATGSGKTSLICEYLSNFKPTQRLYIDLNDLRVKRAKILQNLKEFLQSKTEIQVLCVENVNTDELGFLQDITTQNIIISTTQKHIKIDGFATINLPYLDYEEFISFFKKNLDPDMLFSYFLAHGGAVKSSLIDATEVPQSLANNLKKELNEIELAVIKECVLRCNEQVSVFEIYKSLKEQIKISKDSVYTIFNKLENIGLISNISRLKEPKASKKLYLNDFALRSALCLKKDFANTFANVIFCELLKFKDEICYTKELEFVLLQRKLAIVCMPFTATEIALLKFKKLHSTLKELGVTRLHAISVTNSANLSIEGIRYELIPFSRWALGI, from the coding sequence ATGCAAGAGCTAGAGCTACTTTATGAATTAGCGTTAAAAAACGTAAAATTTACAAACCGAAAATACTTTATCAGTGCAAATAAAACCCTACTTATCGGCGCAACTGGAAGCGGAAAAACAAGCCTGATTTGCGAGTATTTATCAAATTTCAAGCCAACTCAAAGACTATACATCGACTTAAATGATTTACGAGTAAAAAGGGCTAAAATACTGCAAAATTTAAAGGAATTTTTACAGAGCAAAACAGAGATACAAGTTCTTTGTGTAGAAAACGTAAATACCGATGAACTGGGCTTTCTACAAGATATAACAACCCAAAATATCATCATCAGCACCACACAAAAACACATAAAAATAGATGGGTTTGCGACAATAAATTTGCCCTATTTAGACTATGAGGAATTTATATCGTTTTTTAAGAAAAATTTAGATCCAGATATGCTTTTTAGCTATTTTTTGGCACACGGAGGTGCTGTAAAATCCTCGCTAATTGATGCAACAGAAGTGCCACAAAGTCTTGCAAATAATCTAAAAAAAGAGCTAAATGAGATAGAATTAGCCGTGATAAAAGAGTGTGTCCTTAGGTGTAACGAGCAAGTTAGCGTGTTTGAAATTTACAAAAGTCTAAAAGAGCAGATAAAAATTTCAAAAGACAGCGTATATACGATATTTAACAAACTTGAAAATATCGGACTAATCTCAAATATCTCGCGTCTAAAAGAGCCAAAAGCGAGTAAAAAACTATATCTTAACGACTTTGCTTTGCGTAGTGCATTGTGCCTAAAAAAGGACTTTGCCAATACATTTGCAAATGTAATTTTCTGTGAGCTTTTAAAATTTAAAGATGAAATTTGCTATACAAAAGAGCTTGAGTTTGTCCTTTTGCAAAGGAAACTAGCAATAGTTTGTATGCCATTTACAGCTACAGAGATAGCGTTACTGAAATTTAAAAAACTTCATAGCACCTTAAAAGAGCTTGGCGTCACAAGGCTACACGCCATTAGCGTGACAAACTCGGCAAATCTAAGCATAGAGGGCATAAGATACGAGCTAATCCCATTTTCAAGGTGGGCGCTTGGAATTTAG
- a CDS encoding diacylglycerol kinase — protein MRNQPKYKFLKNWGYAIKGLAEIYKNEQSFRLEIWIFAPLAFSLMFWNFGAVLNLFLIFCMAFVLVVECLNSAIERVVDLASADFHTLAGAAKDAGSAAVMIANILCAFTWLYAFFSRFS, from the coding sequence TTGAGAAATCAACCAAAATATAAATTTTTAAAAAACTGGGGTTACGCTATTAAGGGTTTGGCTGAAATTTACAAAAACGAGCAGAGTTTTAGGCTTGAGATTTGGATTTTTGCCCCACTTGCTTTTTCTTTGATGTTTTGGAATTTTGGTGCTGTTTTAAATCTATTTTTGATATTTTGTATGGCTTTTGTGCTGGTTGTTGAGTGTTTAAATTCGGCAATTGAGCGAGTTGTAGATTTAGCAAGTGCTGATTTTCACACCCTTGCAGGTGCTGCAAAAGACGCAGGAAGTGCTGCCGTGATGATAGCAAATATCTTGTGTGCATTTACCTGGCTATACGCGTTTTTTAGCCGTTTTTCATAG